The Camarhynchus parvulus chromosome 19, STF_HiC, whole genome shotgun sequence genomic sequence TcggggttgtttgtttttataataaATGGGGGGGGTTGGGTTAAATCAGGgtggggttttaaaaaaataaatgggggtggtttggggatAAATCGGGGTGGGTTTTGGGATAAATcggggtgggtttttttaaataaatcgGGGTGGTTTTTATAATCAGTCAGGATGGTTTTTGGGATAAATcggggtggatttttttaaataaatcagtgGGTTTTGGGATAAgtcagggtggttttggggataAATCGGGGTGGGTTTTGGGATAAATcggggtggggttttttttataaattggggtttttttaaataaatcagggtggggttttttttaataaatcagggtgggtttttgggataaattggggttttttttaataaatcagggtggagttttttaaataaatcaaggTGGTTTTGAGGATAAAtggaggtgattttggggataaatgggggtggattttggggataaatgggggtggttttggggataaatgggggtggttttggggacaaatgggggtggttttggggataAATGGGGGTGGTTtttctgccctgccctgtgtttCTAAGGGAGGTGGaggctcctcagagctgctctgagccacGGCTGCTGTGATTAACCTGAGTTCATTAACACAGTTTAAAAGGAAGCTCTGTGGAGTCCCAGGCAGGTCTGGGCTCCCAGGGTCCCTGAagggcacccagtgccacccctgccatggcagggacacctccccctgtccctccaAGCCCCGGTGTCCAGCCTGGGACCCTGCCAGGTGTTCATACAGGCTCCTGAGAACAGGAGGAACAATTCTGTGCATGCTCTTACTGCATCCTCTGTGTGCTCTGACTCTGCTCTGTTCACTCCTGGTTTAACTGCAAAATCTGAACAGTTTCCTTTTCTGAGCAGGAGGTTTTACAAAGTTTATGGCAATGGCCCCAAACCTTTCGACCTGACACAGTTGAACTTCAAATCCACGTGCCAGAGGTGAGGTGGTAATGAACCCAGAGGTGTTCCTGAGGATGCCTCCTTCTCCCCTTCAGTCAGGGAACCAGAGCATCTCCTGGGAGTGTAAAACAGCAACTTTGCTACCCAGGTTTGTTGAGAAATACAATGAACtgaaggaagaggggaaaattgAAGAGGAGAAGTTGTttgaagaaacaggaaaagccCTTTTAGCCAGCGGGATCCTTTTACAGAGAAGAGGAGTAGACAAAGTGAGTATGAAACATCCACAGAGTTCCTTGGCTGGTGGGGTTGAGAAAACCCCAGTGCCAGGCCCCTAGTGCTGAGTTGGTGGGAAGGAAACCCTCAGCACAGCACTCACACACCTCATGGTCTCCAAGAAAACTTTCCTCCTGGCCATGAACAGCTCTGGCCGAGGCTGAGGCACTTGGGGGCcagaaaagatattttcctgGAGGTGAAACTGAATAACCATTCAAATAATCCCTGGTGCATCTGCATAAAGCACTTGGAACTTGGTGTGTTTGCTGTTGTATCTTGAACTTTTCCATGTTTtagctggagctcagcagcctcTCTGGCAATGTGCTGACACTGTGCTGTGCCTCCACAACAATCTCAGCATGAATTAAGCTCCTTTTGGACACACagagggctgctgctcccctcagtCACCCTTCAGAGGGGCTTCCCCCCGTTTCATGGGATCTTTGctgtccttccctgcagggtgctgcagccagggatgctgcctcgcagccccagctgcaggacaagaggaaggacgggcaggagcagccaccagagctggcagggacacagaaGGAGaatccctgtccctcctgaCAGCCCTGtcacctgccagcagccacctccagccctccctggggacaTTTCCCTGAGGAACAGGGTCCTGGTGCCCTCCAGGCTGGTCCATGGCACACATGCTCCCCTCTGTCCAGCTCCACATTGATAAAGTCACAGATAATCTTATTTTGTTTAATGTGCACAACTGTTTTCTGAACTCAAGTTGGAAAATACCGAGTGTAAAAGTGGAAAATTAAACCATTCTCTTTAAAAACTGGAATCCTGCCTGTTCAGGTGTCTGGTGTGCAGCAGTGAAGATGTTTCCTGCTGGGGGAATGCAGATCCTGTTTGATGTGTTCCAGCAGCTGTCTCGAGTGTCATCTTTTTATAGCTGATTGAGGAAAGCTGCTATTTATAGAAGTGCTGTACTGTGCTCTTCCCATCCCATCATTTCCTTGAGTTCAGAGCGGGAtgaggggtggcactgccagagaACCAGGAGCTTTGCAGTTTGTAGTGGCTCCTGATGGAATTGGCCACCTTGGAAGAGTGAAAATGGGATGTTCCAGCTGTTTGCTCAGGGAAAGGTGATGCTGCTTGGGAACAGTCACTGGAGACCTGGCAGGGACAAAAATAAcaaccagccctgctgggactgGCAGGGAGTTCTGCCCGGGCTGCACACCCAGTGGCTGGCTCATCTCTCATTAAACATTTGGCTCGGGctgtattaaaaacaaagtttgtttggtgtctttttctttgagattttggtgatttttcttttgtttgtgaTTCTTTACCATCCCAGACTGGCACCACCTCACTCCCAGGTGTGACTGAtgtccagcccttccctccctgcccagttcggtgctgctgctgctgggtgggaggcaggagagctcGGTGGCAGTGAAAAGCAAAGTGTGAAATGCCCCTGGTTTGGTTCCTGTGCCTTGCTTCACTCCTGGCAGCAATGTGAGTGCAGCAGAATTGCTCAGAGTTATCCTTGGAAGGTCAAGCTTTAAACCCTCTCAGGGTTTGTTACAAAGAGCAAGGATCTCCGTGTTTTAGCACTGATCCGTTTCCACATCCAGCAATAACATCGAGTTCAGAGCCCTCCCAGGGTGTGCCCTGACcgagctgctgtgcagagcacctGAGGAGAAAGTTGgaattggttttatttctgttgcaaaAAGTCAATCCCCTTGGGTTTGCCCTcgggggcagctgggggagcGAAGTGAGGAGCTTTCCCTGCCCGCGACCACCTGGGATGGTGATGGGGACCAGCTGCAGGTGGTTAATTACCATGGCCACGCTGATGGCCACAGGTGAGGGCGTTTGCGTGTGATTGCCTCGTGCCCGGGGAGCCAAACcccggcagggcagggcaggggccgTGGCTGTGAGGGGCAGCAGGGTGCGGGTGAGCTCCGTGCCCCGTCCCGTTCCTGCCCCAGCGGTTCGTGCTGTGCTGCGCTGCCGAGTTCTGCCCGGGCTTCCGAGACAGGTACGTGGCCAAACGTGCGGGAGAACCTGGAAATCTGTGCGGGACTCTGTGTTTCAGTGCGGGGGAGAGCAGGACTCGTGCCGTGGTGTGGATGTGGGAATTCTCTGCTGGaagctgccagggcagagcctgggcaggggcagggcaggctgtgggTGATGAAGAAATGGTTGGAACGTTCAGCGCCGTGGATTTGCTGTGTCTGGTGGGTGCCGGGGatcccgcggggccggggcatTTGGTGCAATTCGGATAGAAGCGGTTAAACCAGCGAGTCTGAATGGGCGCGTTTGCCGGGCTGGAGGGCGATGCTGATGCTCGGGACCGGCTGTAGCTGCGCCAATTTAATTTAgaagctgtgggcagcagccGGGGGGCGATTTGTCGCTGTCGGGGCGTTTTCCCGGCGGCAGGAGCGGTCGGAGGGTGCCCGCAGCCCCGGTGCCCCGGCGCTCCCCGCTAGGTGGGAGCCGCGCTCCGCGTCCCGGCACCGAGCGGCTCCCGGGCCCCGCGGGCCAGGAAATCCGTGCGGGAGCCGCGGCTTTCCCCGGGAAATACCCGAAAAGGCAGCGGGGGATGCACCGGGGGAATCGCGGTGATGGAGAGTGCGGGATTGCTGGCAGGGGGTGCGGGATCGCTGCCccggcagccccagggctgtgccccgAGCCCGGACAGCTCCTGCGGGCCGGTGATGTCCCCGCGGCCACCGGAGCGCTCGTTcgtgcccggccgtgcccagcccggcccggtgACCTCTCCTGTGCCGTTCCTGACCCGCGGGCCGGGGCAGCTCTCGCTGCGTGCCCGGCTGTTTGCAGTGGCAGTGAATGCCGGAGCATCGCTTACACCGAGCCCGGGCTCCCGCGGCCCCAAAGGCagcgggcagggacacctcgcacagccaggctgaaggTTCTCCGGGGCCAGGTCCCAAAAACGTGGGCTGAGTTTCGgggtgcagagctgcctgccccCTGGCAGAATGCCGGGGTGACTGCGGGGAtgccccagggatgctgcagcattCCTGACACCGATGtttccccaggcagggcagacGTGTCCTGCTGGAGCAAACAGCTCCAGTCCCACAGATCAGGGCTGCAGAGCCGGGCTCTGAGCTTGGGCTCTCTTTTAACcctcaggcagctgctcccagagccctgctcagccccttcACGTGTTCCTGGGCCGTGGATTATCCGCTGGTATGTGTTGAGGGCAGGGGAACAAAGGATTTAATAGGATCAGGTCTACTGTCTGGAGCAGCCAAAATAATTCATCAGCTTTGCTGGAAAAACAGGTGATCTGACCTTGCCAATGCCAAGCTTCAGCGAGGCAGATAATCAAGGGTTTAGTGTTTAAGGAACATGGCTCCAAATAAGACGTAAAATTGTTGGCATTGCTACTCCGTGGAATCCTCTGGGACTTGCCTCTGCCCAACCCTGCTGAACACACACATTTGCTCTTCAAACCTGCCCTGTTTTGAGCTTTGGAATATTCCAGAAATCTGTATCTGTTAGGAAGATGGCTGTGGGATCAGAGCAgggtgctggctctgctgtgctgtgtttccaCACTggacagggggtggcacagaaGTGGCTCCGGCTTTGCAGGacctgggcagtgtcagctctGCCACCTGCCTGGTTCTGGCTCTAAACTGGGGCTTTTTAACGAATTGGGTTTGGTGTTTCTTGTAGTGTTTTGCTTCTGCACGGAGCAGCAATGTCCATGGTACAGAAGTTCCTGGCCcgagagctctgggctgtgtcagGGGCAGGACAaagcccctgggcagggcaggagggtcagagcagcaggcggagctcagcagtgcctgacagagctgctgctgctgctctttcacCAGCAGATGTTGAGTCTTGGCAGGGCCTGACCCCTCGATGGTCAGTTCTGACCCAGGGGTGCAGCCAGGCCCCTTTGGCCGGGTCACTGGTGGGGCTGAGTCCCAGGGACCCCGGCTCTGGGGGGAGCTccctctgggcacagcagtgagTTCAATGGATGTTTTAACAACCGTTCCAGGAGGGCCAGGCTGCGTgtgtgccacagcccagcctggctgccaggggctgctttGCTGCCTGAAAGGAAAGTGCTGCCCCAAGAAACCCCTGTGACCCCGTCCCAGTGAGCTGTGGCCTTGGTGGcaatgtccccatccccagcagtgattttgggctgtccctgtgctcgggggtcccacagcagccctggttTGCAATGTCCCCGTCCCCAGCAGTGATTttgggctgtccctgtgctcgGGGGTCCCACAGCAGCCCGGTGCCTCAGCTGCCCTTGGCTCTGCGTGTcccccgtgctgctgctgctgcctctgtgcatATTGCAAGCTCATTCTGATGTGCGCTAATGCTATTATCCTCCAGAAATTGAAATCAAGTCTGAACCTATAATGTTTCACTGGGAGGGAATTGGGGTTATATATTCCTGTGTACAGCAGCATTCTATTTCAGTCATAGCATTTAATTATGATTGGTGTGTTAGTGCCCACCAGAGCATAACAAATTGTCATTATGTTATTCTGCTGAGTCTAATTTAATTGGCAAGTTGTCACAAAAGCAATTATCCATCATTTATTTTGTTGCCATAACCACATCTTGGAGAGCACCTGCTGTCTGAAGTGGAAAGGCTCTGCAGTCTCTTGGTCCTGGATTTCTTCCACTTGCCTGACACAAAGACACCATTTCCTCCtcttatttaaaaacatgttcCTGGTTTCCCAGCgtgggctgggaatgctggagggGATGCTCTGCGCAGggggagccctgctgggacatcCCGGGGCTGCTGTGGCCCACAGAGACCTcggggacagcccagggcagtgtctgGGGGTGGTGCTCAGGTGTGGGAGCCTCCCCTcgcttctgcagagctgggatgagctaagcagagaaaggagagcTCTAAACCAGACATCCCCTGCCTGGAGTAAATACAACTCTTGGCTTCCTGCAAATAATTTTGGGTGAAAacagggagggggagaaaagcccctgagctgctggtggtTTATTTCGGTGTCTAAACACACAGAGGTGtgtgggggagcaggagggctgcaggcCCTCGGAGCCTGGCTGgttctggagctgctcagctcaggaACAACCGCCCAggtttggggctggagctgtccatccccagcctgggcacctgggctcccctggctgccctgccctggctccagggccgctgggatccatcccagagCCTGCCAGCCCGGCTGCCCTCCCCGGAGCCACTCTCAGATAAGGCATCTGGGCTCCCGGGGACATTGGGAGCCGGCAGGGAAGATTAGCGCCTCCTTATaatccagcaggaaaagcaatcTCAGACTTCCCGAGAGCAACCCCGAAGTGctgattttctccttcctgagaTGGCACGTGGCTGTGACCTGTTCACTTCTGAGATTCTGGAGATtgcatcccaaaatcctgcaagGCTAATGCAGACTCATGAACTCAAAGCCTGTGACTCACTGTGATAAATGggtaaataaatgaaaatctgttctgatgtctgtatttctgtgaGTTACTCCCCTCTCCGCCCTGTCTGTAATCTCTTCCCCTCTGGTAGTTCTGATTAGCTGCTAATGAGGAAAGATGATTTTGTAGTTAAAGCACAGAGAGAGGGTTTTGTTCCTAGTTCTGCTTTCTTAAAATTCTCCCTTCCATGCCTTGATTTTCCCAATCTGTGGGCCTGGATAGTGTTGATTTAAGATGGTGCGAAGTTAAATTAATCCACATTTGCAAACCAATTTGTTTCAAAGGGAGGGGTACAGTGACTTGGAAAGGAGGGATCACACATTTTCCCTCCCGGTGCTCCTGCTGAGGATGAGCGCTGTCCTTGTCTCATctcccagcagtgacagcctggAGCTGGCCGAGCTCCGTGCTCAcagtgcccaggtgtccctgctgtgcctctctggtcgctgcccagggctggagcttgtcccttttccctgggctggctctcagcagagctgggggctgtggggcagggttAAACCCGcggcagtgccagcaggtaTTTGTGTGTCTGATTTATGGGTGAAATTCCCCGCCATGGAGGAGGCGTCGTGGAAGGGCTGAGTGTGATAAATAACTCATTGCAATGTATTATTTAGCAAATtataatgaaaagcagaaaatacacagAGGGGAGCAGACAAATGCGTTCCCCAGCTGGCAACTTACTGATGGTTTAGAGCCAGAAAATGGATATTTAAGAGCGTTTGGGAATTTCCATGGCTTCCCCTGGACATAAATCACCTTTCTGCAGATGGCTTTACTgggtgccctgctgctgggctggaaatcACCCcaagagctggggaggggaatggACCCGAGTTCCATGTCCTGCCATgaaccagagctgctccccaggaggGAAATCCGCTGGATTCCCTTGGTCAATCCCCTGGATTCCCTtggtcctgcagctcctggctgccgCAGGAGGGACGGGCACGGTGCCGGAGCAGCGGCTTTGTGctcggagcggggccgggctggctctGCGGGGCATCCACCGGGGGGTGTCCCTGCGGGGAGGGCCGGGGGGGAGCCCAGCCTTCCCGGGCAGAGATTCCCCGGCTCTCCATCCATCTCGGGCAGAGCTTTCCCGGCTCTCCATCTTTTTCTGGGCCGAGTTTTCCTGGCTCTCCATCCATCCCGGGCAGTTCTCCCGGCTCTCCAGGTTTCCCGTTCTCCGTCCCCgccggtcccggtgccggtgccgcggTGGCACCAGGGGGTGCTGCCTGATCGCGCTCGGCGCTGCCACCGCCGGAGCAGCGGGAAGGTGACTCGCCTTTACCCGTTCGCTGGTTTTTCCGCTGTTCTCCCGGTTTGAGCGCTCCCGTGTCCTCCCCGGCCGGACCGCGCTGCCGGGGCGGGTTCCCTTGGCAGCATCCCGTGCGGTGCTCTCCGCTCCTCGCTGATGggatatttaaaaatctgtgcttCAGAGGGGGGAAGCACATCCCTGTGAGGCTGAGCGGTGCCTGCGGGCTCTGCCTGGCACGGCCGCTGCCCCGGCACCATCCCGGGCTGTCCCCTGGGCTTTTCCCTGCCGGGAGCGGCTGCCCCGCTGCCCCGAAGCTCCCGACGCTTTTCCAGCCgagctggagctgccttggCAGGGACCAGCGCGGGGTTTGAGCGCTCAATTTCCCGCTGGGGCTCCCGAGGTCCCCTTTGGGCCGcgggtgccagggctggatttATCCCAGGGCTGTACGGAGGGGAGAAGATAAGAGACTCGGAGAGAACTTGACTGGGTGACTAAGATAAATTCGCTGTGCTACAGGAAATCGAAATGTGAAATAAAGATCTCAAGcaagtgaaatatttaaaaagatacAGAAGTTGGGTGTGCGCGGGAGCCGCCGGGACCGGCCCTTATCAATCCATCACCGGCCTGGCTGGATTTTATAAAAGATAATAGGGTGGAGGGAGAATTGAAATAGAAACTATCCATTACCGGCGCCTGAATGACAGGTTCTCTGTGCAAAGTAAGATCATAATTAACAGCAGAGAGACTGaaagttttctgctttctgctgctgtttgttttccttcctggcactgtggggcagggtgggcacatGGAGGGGCCCGGAGGGAGTTTCTGTGGTGCCACAGCCTCTTCTCCAGGTACTTTCCATGTGCCTTTATTGAGGGGCTCTCCAAAACggcagctttttaaaaatgttcttgatTTTGCAATTCCTTGGGTTAAAAAGGTTATTTGAGCTCCACCTTTTGCTCTGTATTTTCTCCAGCCCCCAAAAACACAGCCAAGATgaccagccctgctctgtgggacacagggagggctggaaaAGCAAGTCACATCTTCTTAACCCCTCTCTTTGCTCTGCTCCGAGCCCCGTTTGCAATTTCTGGTGATGAAATCCTCCTGAACACCCGCAGGAGCCAGGTTGTGTTCCCTGCCTTTAAAACGTCCTTCAAAGCACAAAGGCTCGGCTGAAAACGTCTCGCAGTGTTTTTCCTCCTGGCTCATTTAATTTGGAAGCAGCGGCAGGAGCGCTGCTGCCGTTGCTCCCAGAATTTGGGAATGTGAAATTGCAAAGAGGAGAGGAATTAGTGGAGCACTTGGAGTTGCAATAAGCGTAGATTGGGTGGATTGGAATGCTGGGGAGCTGTGAGCAGGCACGGCCAGCCTGACAGGGAAATCATCTATACAGGCTAATGGAAGAGCTGAGAGGAAGGGAATAGCAAACTCAGGCTCGTGGTGCTGGGAAGGAAATCATCCTAATTTGCTTGTGTTTAGTAACCCGAGACGTAATTAATGGCATGAGAAGGGACGTTGGGAGAAATGTGTCTGTGCCTGTTGTGCAGGGCCCCATCTCTGCACACAGTGGTatcctgcagctgggctccagcGCTGCTGCGGGTTTGGTCAGCACCCAAACCAAATCTCCAggggctctgcctcccctctgggccacagggctcagggctgtcgGGCTAGGAGGGCAAGAGGAAGCTGGGTCAGTCTGTGACCTTCGTTCCTCCCTTCCAGGGAGGAATCCCGGCCGTTCCAGGGGCTGCAAGCCGGTGATCTCTGATGTCCCTTTCAGCCCGAGgcattctgtggttctgtgaccttggacagagcagtgcagggtcCCGGCCcgcctggtgctgctgaggtgaTGTGTGAGGGCAGCCCCACCATCTGCCCGTGGCCGAGAGGGCCCAACAGGTTGTCGTGCAAAATGGGCAGCAATGGGCTCATCTCTGAGATGAGATGGCTTAAAAACGCCCGAGGCAGAGGAAACGGACCCATGGTCATTGTTATCTTCGTCTCTGCCGCGGCCCCCGCGCTGGAATGTGCTCCGGGGTCGGTGCGGATGTGTGGGGGGAGCTGCCCCGTGGCTTTCGGGTCTGGAAAtgaggcagccagagctggtgctgctcgGGCCCGTTAATTGGGCCCGTTAATTGCGCGGTAACCTTCGCACACCCTTTAGAAAACCCTCGGCTGTGCGAACCCACAGCCCGGGGCACAGAGCATCACTCGGGGCCAAGGTCCTCGGCCTGGGGGAGATGCGGGGGCCTGGCCCACCCCAAAACTTGTGTGACCCCTGAATTGCGCTTCCCCCGCTCGGTCTGGgtccctcctgcttccctccggggctgggcagggagaccGCCGATccccccggggctgggctggggtggccGGAGCCCcgtgtgccccctgtgccccccgtgtcccccgtgccCCCTCGGCAGCCCCTCCTCGCCCTGGAATCAatcccggtgccgccgccgccagATTGCCTTGTCCGTTCCAATGATCTTTAACTCCGCTTTTCCCCGAGCAATCAGCAGCGTTTTCTCCTCGTCCAGGTGGTCTTTTCCCATTTCGCTCTCCGCGGTGCCGGCACCCGGGGCAGTCACATCTCATCACGCCTTTTCTCAGGCCATTTGTAGCTGCAGCTTTTCCCGTTGCCATCAATTTAGCCGCGGCCTCCCCCGCGGCTCCGCTCCCCCCGTGCCCGCCGCAGCTTCTGGGGATGAAACTCAGCCCTGGGACCTCAGCAGGGGAAATGCAAACCCCCCGCAGCCCCTGCCCGCCTGCTGGCCGCGCTCCCCAATCTCCTGTCCCTTAAAAAAGCTTCTTCCCAGAGGCACTGTTGGAAAGCAGAGGCAAATGTGGGTTTTTAGGAGAGACTTAGTGGCTGCTGAGGAGGTGAAGTCTGAGAACCTGCAGTAATGCTGCTTTACCAAAGGCTGAATAATAATGGAATAAGCGGGTATTGGGAAGGGATtctccctgggagggtgggcaggccctggcacaggtgcccagagcagctggggctgcccctgcatccctggcagtgcccagggccaggctgggcagggctgggagcacctgggacagtgcaaggtgtccctggatgggctttgaggtccttccaacccaagccattccatgattctctgataACAACAATGAGAATATATTCCATTTCAGGCAGCATCCTTTCCACCTCCTCGTGTTCTGCCCTCCCGCTCTCCTCTGagcaaggtgtccctgcccacccctggtgctggaggggatttctgccccctccccatgcccagggATATCCCAGAGCCccttctgctcccagccccttcGCAGGCCCATGCTCACTAAAACCACAGCTTTGTTCTGGCCCTCAGCTCGCCCAGGCTTCACCCTGCACTGAAAATCATTGAGCAGCAGATTGCAAAACACAGGATTGCCCGTGCTGTGTAtcaataaaaaagacaaataccAGGATATGGGAATAAAAGATCGCTTAATTGGGAGTGCATCCTGTCTGCCCTGCACCGAGCATCAACTCAGCAGAACACTTTAAGTGTGTAATTATATAGAAGTGTCTCCTCAGCCCCTGGCTGTTCGGTGGAGCAGTGAGCAGTGCTGAGGTgtttgctgagcagggctttgctgTCTCCCTGCCTTTCCTAGGGCACGAGAATTAAACCCACGGCGCTATCACCTATTAATAAGGCAGCAAGTGGCCGCAGCAGCCCTTGTGCAGAGCAATGGAGCTCATCATTTTTCTATATAGGAGCAATTAAGCTGCACCAGGAGGCCTGTGTCTTTATATCATCACCTAATGGCAGTGCAGAAGTATtccaggggaggagaggggggaaataTCACATCCATATTTAATTGGTAAAGTTATCACCTTCGCTTCAGAGCCCGGACTTGCAGCCCTTTGGCCAAGTTCCAAGGCAGATCTATTTCCCCCGGCTGGGAAGCGAGGAAAGTGTCCTTAGTTGTGCTTCTGCAACAAAATAGCGTTTGGGAGCTCCTGAATGTGCTCCCAACTGCAGTAAATAACTGATGGGCTCTGCTCTTTGCAGCAAATGAAGATATCTTTGAGCTGTTAGGTTCCTTTcgggtttttttaaggaaattatttgtCTTATTATTATTCTCCAGCCCCACACTTGCCTGTcagattaaattttttattgCACTAAAGCGCAGAGCCATCTGGAGCCCctcacatcccagagcagcctggcccttcccttcccagcctcctgATTCCTCCCAAGCTCTTCATTTTTATGGCAAATTGTGCATCCTGTTGTTTCCAtccaggtgtccctggggctCTGTCTGTCGcaccctggctgggcaggggggcAGTTCCAGGGTCTGGCTCTCCTTGGCCATGTAAATCCCTCCTTTTGCAGCTCCTGCgttcccctgccagccccgagggccctgggatggggagggggcagaaATCCCCTCCAGCACCgggggtgggcagggacaccttgctcagaagggagcaggagggagcctgCAGGGCAGAACACGAGGAGTTGGAAATGTGGCCCAAGGACGCTGCCTGAAATGGAATATATTCTCATTGTTGTTATCAGACaatcgtggaatggtttgggttggaaggacctcaGAGCCCATCCAGGGACACCCCTGCCGTGGTGGCCCTGAGGCTGAAGTGagataatttcatttctgtctttGTGGCCCCtgagtgccagcagagcccGATGTCCCTGccgggctgtccctgtccctgttggcagcagtgacagtgacgCTCAGAGCCGGGTGCCAGCGCAGCTCCGGCCCTTGCTggctgccccggggctgcaCAAACAGCCCCAGAGAGAGGCCCCGAGCAGCTGCCCCCTCCTGCCTcggcccccagccctgcccgctggcagtgccctgggccaGGGGGTTCCCTCGCTGTGCTCTggacaggcagggaaagaggaaaaagagaggggaaataTCGATGGcttccatctcctccagcccagTAACTGGTTTTTGACACTTCTCTGCCACTCCAGCTTCACAAAGCCACAGCTCTCTGAAGATTAATTGATGTAGGCCACTCAACCTATTTTCAAATCCCTTTCAGTTACCATTTAAaaccttctgattttttttttttttttataaagtcACCGAGGCTTTTTATGGATTCTCAAATGATTGTCCAGCTTGACAAATTGGATTCTTAAAGCTGGTTCTTTCAAGAAAAGGATGTGGTCTGACAAGACAAGAAACAGCTCATCTTTGAGACAGGgggataaataaaaaaaataaaataaaatcccattcTTGCAGTCAGGTGCAGCTCAATGGGTGTCTTGCTCCTGGCTGATAATCTTATCTGGCTCTGATGGGAAGGGACCCACACAaaggggccgggccgggctgcagGGCTGATGTGCTGCTGATGAATGGTTCTGTCCGGGCTCGGAGCCTCTGGGAGGTGATGGATGCCCGGGGGGACCAGCCCgagccctcccctccctgctcccgAGTGCTGATGGACGGATCGGCTCCTGCATCCGCTGGGCTGTCCCCCCTGTGCTGGGTCTCTGGGGCATTGTCCCCTCTGTGCGGGGTCTCTGGGGCATTGTCCCCCCTGTGCTGGGTCTCTGGGGCattgtcccctctgtgctgggtcTCTGGGGCa encodes the following:
- the MRPS23 gene encoding 28S ribosomal protein S23, mitochondrial, translated to MAATAGSRTQKIGSVFSRARNLVRIGLLRKPLWLDVYAAFPPLREPVYRVPRPRYGSRDPIGAVLYREDTVRARFYKVYGNGPKPFDLTQLNFKSTCQRFVEKYNELKEEGKIEEEKLFEETGKALLASGILLQRRGVDKGAAARDAASQPQLQDKRKDGQEQPPELAGTQKENPCPS